One window from the genome of Cucumis melo cultivar AY chromosome 10, USDA_Cmelo_AY_1.0, whole genome shotgun sequence encodes:
- the LOC127151478 gene encoding uncharacterized protein LOC127151478 isoform X3 gives METVPENSIPGLSDSVVKIREDVKSGVENLTEECVSTMAAVTRLLMKLLPKALNCLPDAPQNQLHSLCFLISSSLNSAMDVRRYSKFYNAKPDEADDGVCTRAWRFFLSYFTIDVLSVLPLPQRMIRRPDQATQ, from the exons ATGGAGACCGTTCCTGAGAATTCCATCCCTGGGTTGTCTGATTCTGTTGTTAAG ATTAGAGAAGATGTAAAATCTGGTGTAGAAAATTTAACAGAGGAGTGTGTATCCACAATGGCAGCCGTTACTCGGCTTCTAATGAAG CTACTGCCAAAAGCTTTAAATTGCCTTCCGGATGCACCTCAAAATCAGCTTCATTCTTTGTGTTTTCTAATTTCTAGCTCACtcaattcagccatggatgtaCGGAG ATATTCCAAATTTTATAATGCAAAACCTGATGAAGCCGATGATGGTGTTTGCACAAGAGCTTGGAGATTCTTTTTATCTTACTTCACAATTGACGTTCTTTCAGTTCTTCCACTCCCCCAG
- the LOC127151478 gene encoding cyclic nucleotide-gated ion channel 1-like isoform X1: METVPENSIPGLSDSVVKIREDVKSGVENLTEECVSTMAAVTRLLMKLLPKALNCLPDAPQNQLHSLCFLISSSLNSAMDVRRSKPSYIGETCSLRTLRSISTSFTTSFDRLTSFGNIRFDREVRSKGLGYLKCLGDRNPVFLHLWNEILVMLCVIATLLDPLFCYTLLVD, from the exons ATGGAGACCGTTCCTGAGAATTCCATCCCTGGGTTGTCTGATTCTGTTGTTAAG ATTAGAGAAGATGTAAAATCTGGTGTAGAAAATTTAACAGAGGAGTGTGTATCCACAATGGCAGCCGTTACTCGGCTTCTAATGAAG CTACTGCCAAAAGCTTTAAATTGCCTTCCGGATGCACCTCAAAATCAGCTTCATTCTTTGTGTTTTCTAATTTCTAGCTCACtcaattcagccatggatgtaCGGAG GAGTAAACCTTCGTATATTGGAGAAACATGCTCACTGAGAACATTGAGATCAATTTCAACAAGCTTTACTACTAGTTTTGATAGGCTTACGAGTTTTGgaaacataagatttgatcgaGAAGTTAGGAGTAAAGGTTTGGGATATCTTAAATGTTTGGGTGATAGAAACCCGGTATTTCTTCATTTGTGGAATGAAATACTTGTCATGTTGTGTGTGATTGCTACCTTGTTGGATCCTTTGTTCTGTTACACCTTGTTGGTTGATTAA
- the LOC127151478 gene encoding uncharacterized protein LOC127151478 isoform X4: METVPENSIPGLSDSVVKIREDVKSGVENLTEECVSTMAAVTRLLMKLLPKALNCLPDAPQNQLHSLCFLISSSLNSAMDVRRYSKFYNAKPDEADDGVCTRAWRFFLSYFTIDVLSVLPLPQPCRVYRKI, translated from the exons ATGGAGACCGTTCCTGAGAATTCCATCCCTGGGTTGTCTGATTCTGTTGTTAAG ATTAGAGAAGATGTAAAATCTGGTGTAGAAAATTTAACAGAGGAGTGTGTATCCACAATGGCAGCCGTTACTCGGCTTCTAATGAAG CTACTGCCAAAAGCTTTAAATTGCCTTCCGGATGCACCTCAAAATCAGCTTCATTCTTTGTGTTTTCTAATTTCTAGCTCACtcaattcagccatggatgtaCGGAG ATATTCCAAATTTTATAATGCAAAACCTGATGAAGCCGATGATGGTGTTTGCACAAGAGCTTGGAGATTCTTTTTATCTTACTTCACAATTGACGTTCTTTCAGTTCTTCCACTCCCCCAG CCATGCAGGGTTTACAGAAAGATTTGA
- the LOC127151478 gene encoding uncharacterized protein LOC127151478 isoform X2, protein METVPENSIPGLSDSVVKIREDVKSGVENLTEECVSTMAAVTRLLMKLLPKALNCLPDAPQNQLHSLCFLISSSLNSAMDVRRYSKFYNAKPDEADDGVCTRAWRFFLSYFTIDVLSVLPLPQGLQKDLNFSFVVVSWPMHFSN, encoded by the exons ATGGAGACCGTTCCTGAGAATTCCATCCCTGGGTTGTCTGATTCTGTTGTTAAG ATTAGAGAAGATGTAAAATCTGGTGTAGAAAATTTAACAGAGGAGTGTGTATCCACAATGGCAGCCGTTACTCGGCTTCTAATGAAG CTACTGCCAAAAGCTTTAAATTGCCTTCCGGATGCACCTCAAAATCAGCTTCATTCTTTGTGTTTTCTAATTTCTAGCTCACtcaattcagccatggatgtaCGGAG ATATTCCAAATTTTATAATGCAAAACCTGATGAAGCCGATGATGGTGTTTGCACAAGAGCTTGGAGATTCTTTTTATCTTACTTCACAATTGACGTTCTTTCAGTTCTTCCACTCCCCCAG GGTTTACAGAAAGATTTGAACTTTTCATTTGTGGTCGTGAGCTGGCCAATGCATTTTTCGAATTGA